A section of the Solitalea canadensis DSM 3403 genome encodes:
- a CDS encoding NCS2 family permease: MFEKLFQLSSHKTTVRTEILAGITTFMTMAYILAVNPAILGSTGMDKHALFTATVLSTVIATMVMAFMANLPIAAAPGMGLNAFFAFTVVQVMGYSWQMAITAVFIEGLIFLVLTFFNVRELIVNSIPKTLKDAIPVGIGLFITFIGLQHSGLVVANSATLVTLGNMADRHVWVVLIGLLVTAVLVALDVKAAILIGILAGTLLGIPLGVTELPKGNLVSMPPSLSPIFAQFDWKDIFSADMLVVILTFLFVNLFDTVGTLLGVAAKAGLIDADGNFPKVKQALFADAIGTTFGAILGTSTITAYVESASGVAAGGRTGLTALSTAGMFLIALFFAPLFLLVPSAATAPALIIVGLFMVSSIASINFNDFTEAIPAFMTMVMMPFTYSIAQGIVFGMLAFVFIKLFTGKANQISITVYIIALLFLLKLVWM; encoded by the coding sequence GAATGGATAAGCATGCATTGTTTACAGCAACCGTACTATCTACAGTAATCGCCACAATGGTTATGGCTTTTATGGCCAACTTGCCAATTGCCGCTGCACCCGGAATGGGATTAAATGCATTTTTTGCTTTTACGGTGGTTCAGGTAATGGGTTACTCTTGGCAAATGGCAATTACTGCCGTTTTTATTGAAGGACTAATTTTCCTGGTTTTAACTTTCTTTAATGTTCGGGAATTGATTGTGAATAGTATTCCAAAAACATTAAAAGATGCAATTCCAGTTGGTATAGGTTTATTTATAACGTTCATTGGATTACAGCATTCAGGCTTGGTTGTGGCTAATTCGGCCACTTTAGTTACATTAGGTAATATGGCCGACAGACATGTTTGGGTTGTTCTGATTGGATTACTTGTAACAGCTGTTCTAGTAGCTCTTGATGTTAAAGCTGCTATATTAATTGGAATTTTAGCCGGTACATTGTTAGGAATTCCACTTGGAGTAACTGAACTTCCTAAAGGAAATTTGGTTAGTATGCCACCTTCATTATCACCAATTTTTGCCCAATTCGATTGGAAAGATATTTTTTCGGCAGATATGCTTGTTGTCATACTCACTTTTCTGTTTGTTAATTTATTTGATACCGTCGGAACTTTACTTGGCGTAGCAGCAAAAGCCGGATTAATAGATGCAGATGGTAATTTTCCGAAAGTAAAACAGGCATTATTTGCAGATGCTATCGGAACAACCTTTGGAGCTATATTAGGAACAAGTACTATTACTGCTTATGTTGAAAGTGCTTCAGGAGTAGCGGCAGGGGGTCGGACTGGATTAACCGCCTTGAGTACTGCTGGAATGTTTTTAATTGCACTATTCTTTGCCCCATTGTTTTTATTAGTTCCTTCAGCAGCAACTGCTCCGGCATTAATAATTGTGGGATTGTTTATGGTTTCTTCAATCGCAAGTATCAATTTCAATGATTTTACAGAAGCGATCCCTGCGTTCATGACAATGGTAATGATGCCATTTACTTATAGCATTGCTCAAGGAATCGTTTTTGGAATGTTGGCATTCGTATTTATTAAGCTATTCACCGGAAAAGCTAATCAAATAAGTATTACGGTGTATATTATTGCTCTTTTATTTCTTCTGAAATTAGTTTGGATGTGA